The Pseudoalteromonas translucida KMM 520 genome has a window encoding:
- the mnmG gene encoding tRNA uridine-5-carboxymethylaminomethyl(34) synthesis enzyme MnmG: MIFHENFDVIVVGGGHAGTEAALAAARMGMNTLLLTHNMDTLGQMSCNPAIGGIGKGHLVKEIDALGGAMAQAIDKGGIQFRTLNSSKGPAVRATRAQADRALYKAAIQTTLQNQDNLKIFQQSCDDLIVENDRVTGVVTQMGLRFSAPSVVLTVGTFLGGQIHIGLENFKGGRAGDPPSIALADRLRELPFRVDRLKTGTPPRIDARTVDFSKMQEQAGDTPIPVFSFMGKPSDHPQQIPCYITFTNEKTHDVIRKNLHRSPMYGGVIEGIGPRYCPSIEDKIVRFADKDKHQIFVEPEGLTSYELYPNGISTSLPFDVQIEIVQSITGFENAHICRPGYAIEYDFFDPRDLKQSLETKFIEGLFFAGQINGTTGYEEAGAQGLIAGMNAALKVQGKESWTPRRDEAYVGVLIDDLTTLGTKEPYRMFTSRAEYRLLLREDNADIRLTEKGRELGLVNDERWQAYNEKMEVIAKEKQRIKDTWIHKDHTMIDQVNALLKTPLTREASLEELLRRPEIRYNDLMAIDGLGSEFTNQAALEQVEIHTKYAGYIVRQQDEINKQLRHEQTILPKEFDYKTVSGLSNEVVAKLIDARPDTIGQASRISGITPAAISLLLVYLKKQGLLRKSA; encoded by the coding sequence ATGATTTTTCACGAAAATTTTGACGTTATCGTAGTAGGTGGTGGACATGCTGGCACTGAAGCCGCATTGGCAGCCGCACGTATGGGGATGAATACCCTGCTGCTAACTCACAATATGGATACACTTGGTCAAATGTCATGTAACCCAGCAATTGGTGGCATTGGCAAAGGTCACTTAGTTAAAGAAATTGACGCACTAGGTGGGGCAATGGCACAGGCCATTGACAAAGGCGGGATCCAATTTCGCACACTTAATTCTTCAAAAGGCCCAGCCGTTCGTGCAACCCGAGCACAGGCTGATCGCGCTTTGTACAAAGCGGCAATTCAAACAACATTGCAAAACCAAGATAACTTAAAGATTTTTCAACAATCGTGTGATGATCTTATTGTTGAAAACGATCGTGTTACTGGTGTGGTTACCCAAATGGGTTTACGTTTTAGTGCTCCAAGTGTTGTGCTAACCGTAGGTACTTTTTTAGGTGGCCAAATACATATAGGTTTAGAAAACTTTAAAGGTGGTCGTGCAGGCGATCCTCCTTCAATTGCATTAGCTGATCGTTTACGTGAATTACCTTTTAGAGTGGATCGTTTAAAAACAGGTACTCCACCACGCATTGATGCACGTACTGTTGATTTTAGTAAAATGCAAGAACAAGCAGGTGATACGCCTATACCGGTATTTTCATTTATGGGTAAACCAAGTGATCACCCACAACAAATACCGTGTTACATCACCTTTACTAATGAAAAGACCCATGATGTTATTCGTAAAAACTTACATCGCTCGCCAATGTATGGTGGTGTGATTGAAGGCATAGGCCCGCGCTACTGCCCTTCTATTGAAGATAAAATTGTTCGTTTTGCTGATAAAGACAAACATCAAATTTTTGTTGAGCCAGAAGGTTTAACATCATATGAATTATACCCTAATGGTATTTCGACCAGTTTACCGTTTGATGTGCAAATTGAAATTGTGCAATCTATTACTGGCTTTGAAAACGCCCATATTTGTCGTCCTGGTTATGCTATTGAATATGACTTTTTTGATCCTCGCGATTTAAAGCAATCATTAGAAACTAAATTTATTGAAGGCTTATTTTTTGCGGGCCAAATAAATGGTACCACCGGTTATGAAGAAGCGGGTGCGCAAGGCTTAATTGCAGGTATGAATGCTGCTTTAAAAGTTCAGGGTAAAGAGTCTTGGACTCCACGTCGTGACGAAGCTTATGTGGGTGTACTTATTGACGACTTAACTACTTTAGGAACGAAAGAACCTTACCGTATGTTTACTAGCCGTGCTGAGTATCGTTTATTATTACGTGAAGATAATGCCGATATTCGTTTAACTGAAAAAGGCCGCGAATTAGGCTTAGTGAATGACGAGCGTTGGCAGGCATATAACGAAAAAATGGAAGTGATCGCAAAAGAGAAACAGCGTATTAAAGATACTTGGATCCACAAAGATCATACAATGATAGATCAAGTTAATGCATTGCTAAAAACGCCATTAACGCGTGAAGCTAGTTTAGAGGAATTATTACGTCGTCCTGAAATTCGTTATAACGATCTAATGGCAATTGACGGCTTAGGATCTGAATTTACTAATCAAGCCGCGCTTGAACAAGTTGAGATCCATACAAAGTACGCAGGTTATATTGTGCGCCAGCAAGATGAGATCAATAAACAGTTACGGCATGAGCAAACAATTTTACCAAAAGAGTTTGATTATAAAACCGTATCGGGTTTATCAAATGAGGTTGTTGCTAAGCTGATTGATGCTCGTCCAGACACTATTGGACAAGCTTCGCGTATTTCTGGTATCACCCCAGCGGCGATTTCGTTATTATTGGTGTATCTGAAGAAGCAAGGCTTGTTACGCAAATCTGCATAA
- the mioC gene encoding FMN-binding protein MioC codes for MSAVNIIIGSQMGSAEYVAEQLGDQLNAQGISTQLHEQPAFNDIDQQNTIWLICTSTYGAGDYPENLIGFIDDLTQADDLSDIKYSVIGLGDTSYDTYNLAGRNIDELLAQKGAIRVAERLELNILDEALPEDTALAWLDSWLAKTGLN; via the coding sequence ATGAGTGCAGTAAATATTATTATTGGCAGCCAAATGGGATCCGCTGAATATGTTGCAGAGCAATTAGGTGATCAACTTAATGCTCAAGGTATTAGTACGCAACTACATGAACAGCCTGCATTTAACGATATAGATCAGCAAAATACTATTTGGTTAATATGTACATCTACTTATGGCGCAGGAGATTACCCTGAAAACTTAATTGGCTTTATTGACGATTTAACACAAGCTGATGATTTATCTGATATAAAATACTCAGTTATTGGTTTAGGCGATACCAGCTACGATACTTATAACCTTGCTGGGCGCAATATAGATGAGCTATTAGCACAAAAAGGCGCAATTAGAGTAGCCGAACGCTTAGAGCTTAATATTCTTGATGAAGCGCTACCAGAGGATACTGCATTGGCCTGGCTTGACTCTTGGCTAGCTAAAACAGGCTTAAATTAA
- the mnmE gene encoding tRNA uridine-5-carboxymethylaminomethyl(34) synthesis GTPase MnmE → MFNQDTIAAQATAPGRGGVGIIRVSGSLAKSVAEKVVGKIPKVRYADYVPFKSLAGEQLDQGIAIYFAGPNSFTGEDVLELQGHGGPVVLDMLLKEISKIDGVRLAKPGEFSERAFMNDKLDLTQAEAIADLINATSEQAAKSALQSLQGEFSKHIETLVEKVIHLRMYVEAAIDFPDEEIDFLSDGKVSGDLDAIIAQLNTVTDQAKQGSIMREGMRVVIAGRPNAGKSSLLNALAGREAAIVTEIAGTTRDVLREHIHIDGMPLHIIDTAGLRESPDLVEQIGIERAWDEINQADRVLFMLDGTDTVDTDPHKIWPEFMAKLPVGLGVTVIRNKADLSGDIVGMEQNQQYPVISLSAKNADGIELVREHLKACIGFDGATEGGFMARRRHLDALEHAAHHLDTGKAQLEMHIAGEILAEELRLTQQYLNEITGEFTSDDLLGKIFSSFCIGK, encoded by the coding sequence ATGTTCAATCAAGACACAATTGCAGCACAAGCAACAGCCCCCGGACGTGGTGGTGTTGGTATTATTCGCGTTTCAGGCAGCCTTGCTAAAAGCGTTGCTGAAAAAGTGGTAGGAAAAATACCTAAAGTTCGGTACGCCGATTATGTGCCATTTAAAAGCCTTGCTGGCGAGCAACTTGATCAAGGTATTGCCATTTACTTTGCCGGCCCTAACTCATTTACTGGTGAAGATGTACTTGAACTACAAGGCCACGGTGGCCCAGTAGTACTGGACATGTTACTTAAAGAAATTAGCAAAATTGACGGTGTTCGTTTAGCAAAGCCAGGTGAGTTTTCTGAGCGTGCATTTATGAACGACAAGCTTGATTTAACTCAAGCAGAAGCCATTGCCGATTTAATTAATGCAACCTCAGAGCAAGCAGCTAAAAGCGCCCTACAATCGCTACAGGGTGAATTTTCAAAGCACATAGAAACCCTAGTAGAAAAAGTAATTCACTTGCGTATGTACGTAGAAGCCGCAATTGATTTTCCAGATGAAGAAATTGATTTTTTATCTGACGGTAAAGTTTCTGGCGATTTAGATGCCATTATTGCCCAGCTCAATACAGTAACCGATCAAGCTAAGCAAGGCAGCATAATGCGCGAAGGTATGCGGGTTGTTATTGCCGGTCGCCCTAATGCGGGTAAATCAAGCTTATTAAATGCCCTTGCTGGGCGTGAAGCCGCTATTGTAACCGAAATTGCCGGCACTACACGTGACGTACTACGTGAACATATACATATAGACGGCATGCCACTGCATATTATTGACACAGCAGGCCTGCGTGAAAGCCCTGATTTAGTAGAACAAATAGGTATTGAGCGCGCATGGGATGAAATAAACCAAGCCGACCGAGTGCTGTTTATGCTTGATGGCACCGACACTGTTGATACTGATCCCCATAAAATTTGGCCAGAATTTATGGCTAAATTACCCGTTGGATTAGGGGTTACAGTGATCAGAAATAAAGCCGATTTATCGGGCGATATTGTTGGTATGGAGCAAAACCAGCAATACCCGGTCATCAGTTTAAGTGCTAAAAATGCCGATGGTATTGAGCTGGTTCGCGAGCATTTAAAAGCCTGTATTGGTTTTGATGGCGCAACAGAAGGTGGCTTTATGGCACGTCGTCGCCACCTCGATGCGCTTGAGCATGCAGCGCACCATTTAGATACAGGTAAAGCTCAGTTAGAAATGCATATAGCGGGCGAAATACTCGCCGAAGAATTACGTTTAACCCAGCAATATCTAAACGAAATTACCGGCGAATTTACCTCAGATGACCTACTTGGAAAAATATTTAGTTCATTCTGTATCGGCAAATAA